In Cyanobacteria bacterium GSL.Bin1, the sequence GGCTCAGCCTCTAGAACCTCGCCATCCAACTCCATTTCCCGCGTCATTTCGTTATAGCGGAGATTTAGGTGGTTGCGGATAAATTTGAGAAGCTGTTTCTTATTGAGCCGTTTCGGTTTGTCATCGTTCTCCTCATTCGCCGTTTTCGTCTGATACTGGAACTCGAATTTTCGTCGATGCAGCTCAATCAGATTAAGTAAATCGTCGGCACTCATACTGGGATAATCCTCCAGATAATCTTTCAAGTCTAGGCCGTTGCGGTCTTCTAAGCGATACCATAGACCGCAGTTGGGGTAGGCATAGAGCCATTGCGGGGTCATTCCTGCCCCTTCTAGACTGTCTGCGACGGCTTCGGCGTGTTTGATTCCTACGGTATCGCGATCCGGTCCAATGACGAGCTGTTTTGCCCCTTGTAGCTGCTTGGTGTAATTTTCTTTCCACTTGCCTGAGCCCATGAGATTGGTGGTTGCTGTGAGCCCTAATTTCCGCAGCGCATCCACAACTCCTTCTCCTTCCACGATGAAGATGGGGAGACTTTGCGTGATCGCGTTTTGCACTTCCTGGTAGTAAAGCAACGCCACTTCGTTCTGGTACGCCGCCTGATCCAGCTCAATTCCCTTTTCCTCCGCTCTTGAGGGGGTGAGCCATTGACCGTTGACGCAATACTCCTGCCAGATCTCCTTTTCGCCTTTGCCGTCATCAAGTCTGACCGTGCGGATGAGGGGTTTGCCGTTGGTGTCGGTATAAGTCCACTGACGTCTTTGTTTCGGCGTATAAGTTTTTTGGGTGCGCTGGGGCGCAACAGCATTGCGGATTTTCCGTTTCCCTTCTTCAGTGGTGGCGCAGTCGCAGCTGTAACTGCCATAGCGTCCGCTTCGATGATCCACCTTAAAATTCGGTGCTTCGCAAACCGGGCAATGATAGGAAGTTTCGTGGCGTCCGGCACTGCCGCCATCTTCGGTTAGTTGGTCGAGATGGTCGCGAATATCGAAAGTACTACGGGGGGATTGTACACTTAGCTGGTTAGTTGCTAGCATAATAGTGGTGTCCTATTTTTATTTGTTTGGTATCTTTTAAAAATAACACCGCTGTTCCCCAGCCTCACTATGAGGCGGCAGCATTTTTACAACGAAATAATCTCAACCCGCACTACAAGAGAAGTTGAGAGTTTTCAAAAAGTTCGGGAAACTTAGTTAATCCCGAATCCTTTTGCTGTTTTTGCAGAAATGCTTTTAGATTGGGTCAACTTTCATCTAAGTCTTCATAATGAATTAGGTGGCCGTTCTCATCTACCGATAGAAGTCCTTCACTAATTAGAAAGGATCGCAACTTCATATAATCCTTAGCTAAATTTTCTTTGTTAGACCAGCTTCCTACTGGTTCGTTAGGGTCAAGAGGATTGATAACTCTCCCTTCTGTTTCTACCGACCAAAGAATCGAGTTTTCTGTGTGATCCCAATCAAGGAAAAATACCAGATCTAAACTTTTCATCAATAGGATGATTTTTGCTAGCAATGCTTTTTCAGATTCAGATTGATAAGGTCTAGCCATGTCTTAAGTCCTCCATTATTTTGGTGTACCACACACTACAGCATCATCTTATGTTTCCGCGATGTGCCTTCGGCACTAAGCCTTTGGCTGATTACGCAAGCTATTGCCAACGTTGACAGGATAAGGGAAACCCGAACTCAACCCTAAGCCTAACAGCCTGTCATACTGGAGATTAGAAAGATGCCAAAGTTGAGATGATTAGTTATGGAAAGCCAAGACAAAGTACATCTCTGGCGCGATGGAGACCAGCAAATGCTGAGAATTCCCAGTGAGTTTCAGTTGCCCAGTAATGAAGTTATCCTCCGCAAAGAGAATCACTGTCTCATTATCGAACCCGTTGGCAAGCCTTCTTTGTTAGCCGTCTTAGCCACCCTTCCCCAATTAGATGAAGACTTTCCTGATGTTGACGAAGGATTGCCGCCCCTAGAGGAAATTGAGCTTTAACCGTGTCTTACTTGTTGGATACAAATATCGTTTCCGATCTCGTGAAAAACCCAACAGGGCTTGTCGCACATCAAATTAAGCAAGTAGGCGAAGCTAACATCTATACCAGTATCATCGTCGCCTGTGAACTCCGGTTTGGTGCTAAAAAGAAGGGCTCAAAACGACTGCAAAGACAATTTAGAAGCAATTCTAGTTGCCTTAACCATCTTGTCCTTAGAACCCCCGGTCGCTGAATATTACGCTGCCATTCGCACAGAATTAGAGCGATCTGGAAACCTTATTGGTCCCAATGATCTCCTGATTGCCGCTCACACTCTAGCAGAAGGTAGGACTTTGGTAACAGACAACGTTCGTGAGTTTTCCCGAGTTCCCAATTTGAACTTGGAAAACTGGTTATCTTCAGGCAACTAACCTAGGGGAAACTTTTATCAATGCTGAGTTAGTTAGAAAAAGTGACGCTTGGCATTACCAGCGTTACAGCGGGAACTGTCCCAATCGGAGCGCGATTGTACGGGTGGCTAACAGTACAGAATTAACGGGAATGCCGCCTTGGGAATTTCGGAAGGGGAATTGAAGGGAAGCGCGATGTGGCGAAGCCACCGCCCTCGGGGCATCGCGCTAAGCAGTGACCATAGAAGGGCGCGGTAATTCTTCCCCTAAATCCTCATAACATAAAATTAAGGATTCTAAAGCCTCTTTCCCATTCGCTAAGGCTTCCTCATAAGTATTTCCATGAGTCCGCCAATAGTTACCAGGGAAGTCAGGAAGAGCCACCAAAAAACAGTGATCTTCCTGTGACCATTCGATTACTATTTTGTATTTTAGGTCACTCATTTTCTTCTACTATCCTGATTGCTTCTGAAATATCTTTTTCTTGATATCGTTTGGCATCATTGCCATCCTTACCAGATAGTGTAACTTTACCAGGATATTTGGGATGTATCCAGTTGGTGTGACTACCTTTTCCCTTTTTCTCTTCAAATCCAGCGTCTCGGAGATCCTTTTTTAATTCTCGGATTTTTTTAGGCATAAGATTAAGGCGTGTGAGTAGCAATCGTGCAGAAAACCCCGCTAAGAACTGTACCAATTAAACCCTCTGAAAATTAGACCCATCAAACCCTTTAAACCTCGTTCTAAATTTCTGTACCAAATAGACCTTACTTTAATTGATACACTGATAGCACTCGTGAAAGTCAGTTGTGAAACGCTTATGGTAAATGGCTTTCAGCCTTAGCGTTGTTTCCTGTACAAATGCTACCCAAACGCCATTAATTGTGGGTTGACAATGTCATGGCCACTAAAAAAGTGGGCGAAAATGTAACCAGATATTCTCATGATCTCTACTTATGCCAAACCTTGCAGATCCAATCTGCTTGCTTGTTGCTGAGAGCGCGATGTGGCGAAGCCACCGCCCTCCGGGCATCGCGCTCCGCTGACTACCCGAAGCTTAATCGCGCTTATCCGATAACGCAACTGTTCACGTTAATGCGATTGAGAAAGATCGTTATGAGAGAACAGTAGCAGAAATTTTTCTAGGGGAAAGTTTCATCAATGCCGAAATGGTGAGGGAAGGTCATGCTTGGCATTATGAACGTTATAGCGGGAATTGTCCGAATCGGGGCGCGATCATTGAGGCTGCTGAAAATACACATTAACGGGAACGCCACCTTGGGAGTTTCGTAGGCAAAATTGAGGGGTTAGGCCGCAATTGCTTCTGGCCGACTCAGGTGCAGCGCGATCGCGAAATATCTATTCCTGAAAGAGTGCTTTGGAGATTTTAAAGTATGGAAATTCAAAATCAAGGGATAACTCGCTCTGGTGAAAAAGTTGATTATCTTCCCATGTCCTTAGAACAACATAATCCAGAACAAGTTGCTCGCTTAATTGATGAGTCATCACCCGAGTTATTTTCGCTAATGTTTGGTTCTCATGCGATTCAGAACCTTACTCAACTCGTCCAAGGGTCTGAGAATCGATTTAGCTATCAGTATGTTCGTGTTGCCCAAATCGCCGAGCAAGTGGTGGGGATGGCTGTCATGGTTCCTGCTAAAAAGCTGTCTGTCAATAGTGACTTGAAAGCCCTAAGTTACCGTCAACAATTACGGTTAGGATTGATGAAACGCTTCATTCTTCCTTTAGTTTTACAGCAGAATTATCCGCAGGGGAGCTTTTACATTGGTAATCTGGCTGTAACTTCCAAATATCGCAATCAAGGGATTGGTCAACAGTTACTCTCAAATTGTATTGATGAAGCTGCTACTCATTCAGGCTCAGTTTATATCAGTGTTGATGTTGAGAATTCGAGAGCTAAAAAGCTATATGAATCAATGGGTTTTCAGCTTGTGCAAGAGAAAGTGATCCGCTTTGGAGAATTTAGAGTTGGTTCTTTGGTTTTAGCGTTATCAC encodes:
- a CDS encoding GNAT family N-acetyltransferase, producing the protein MEIQNQGITRSGEKVDYLPMSLEQHNPEQVARLIDESSPELFSLMFGSHAIQNLTQLVQGSENRFSYQYVRVAQIAEQVVGMAVMVPAKKLSVNSDLKALSYRQQLRLGLMKRFILPLVLQQNYPQGSFYIGNLAVTSKYRNQGIGQQLLSNCIDEAATHSGSVYISVDVENSRAKKLYESMGFQLVQEKVIRFGEFRVGSLVLALSP
- a CDS encoding addiction module toxin, HicA family, yielding MPKKIRELKKDLRDAGFEEKKGKGSHTNWIHPKYPGKVTLSGKDGNDAKRYQEKDISEAIRIVEENE
- a CDS encoding AbrB/MazE/SpoVT family DNA-binding domain-containing protein, translating into MESQDKVHLWRDGDQQMLRIPSEFQLPSNEVILRKENHCLIIEPVGKPSLLAVLATLPQLDEDFPDVDEGLPPLEEIEL
- a CDS encoding type II toxin-antitoxin system HicB family antitoxin, with amino-acid sequence MSDLKYKIVIEWSQEDHCFLVALPDFPGNYWRTHGNTYEEALANGKEALESLILCYEDLGEELPRPSMVTA